The Janthinobacterium tructae genome contains the following window.
AACCATACTATGAAGAATATCTTGCTGTTGACCGTATTTTCTCTGGCCATGATGGGCGTGGCGCATGCCGAGAAGGCCGATTCCGAGAAGGAAGCCGTCATCACGGCACGTAGCGGCCACGTCGATGACGTCAAGCAGGTACGCACGCTGACGGGCGACGTCGTGCTGGTGAAAGGGACTCTGACCATGAAGGCGGGCCGGGCCCTGATCACGGAAGACCCGCAAGGCTACCAGTTCATCACCTTCTGGGCCGATCCCGGCAAGCTGGCCACCTTCCGCCAGAAGCGCGATGGCGCGGGCGACCTGTGGGTGGAAGGCGAGGCGGAGCGCGTGGAATACGATAACAAGACGGAAGTGGTGAAACTGTTTTCCA
Protein-coding sequences here:
- the lptA gene encoding lipopolysaccharide transport periplasmic protein LptA, which encodes MKNILLLTVFSLAMMGVAHAEKADSEKEAVITARSGHVDDVKQVRTLTGDVVLVKGTLTMKAGRALITEDPQGYQFITFWADPGKLATFRQKRDGAGDLWVEGEAERVEYDNKTEVVKLFSKAKLTRLEGTKVTDVANGAFISYDSRKEVFKMENSDSGTSTPDGGSVRMVIQPKPKAPATPAPGKN